GTGAGCGAGGGAAGGTCACCTACTGAAACCACCCACTCACTTATCTATTTTCTATAAGGTATACTTATACAGGCAAAAAGAATTTGGTTTATCAATATTGAATATAACTTTCCCTTCGTAATCTGTCTTTGCTTTAAAGTCAAAACCGTCACCATATACTTTTTTGAACTTGACTTTTTTATCAGGAGCAAAAAGAGTGGGTAAATTAAACTGTTCACTATCATTCAACTCGCGAAATACCAGTACATATCCTTCGGTATCAGAAGTCAAAAATTGGAACCCAGTAAATGACTTTCCGTTAGGCTCGTTTCCAATAGGGAAAATTTGAGCATTATGGAGTTCCGTGTGGATAGCTTTATATTGTTTGAATAATTCTATTGACTTATCGGCCTCATCAGGAAGTCCTGTAGTTTCAAAAAAACCTAGGGGCTGAGAAGGCATAGTAATGGCAAAAACATAATCAAAGGAATAATTTCCGGGAGCAAATGGCTCATCTCCATATACTTCGGCTCTTCTCCATTTATTCAAGAATTCAATTTGTAACCTTTGGGAAGGCATGTAAGCCGAAAGCATCCAGAGATTTCGTAAGGTTTGGTATGGATAATAATTTTTAAAATCTGTATACCTGTTTTCAAGGAAGATATTACCCAAATGGTTGTTGTAGTGATATCCATAGCGATTGTCGGCGGTGGCATCTACATTGAAAACCATTTCATAATTTGTTTCTGCTAGAATTTTATTGAAAAAGCGTTCTAGATTGATGTCAGCTTTTTTTGTTGGAAGTTTAATACCGTCAACTTTTATATTGGTAATGCCGAATGTTCGGTATAGGTTAATAACTATATCGGCATCCTGTGACCAATTTGCATATTCATTTTCATTGCTCGGGTGAAACCACAAACCAATTTTTATATTTAAAGAATCTGCTAAGGCAAGGATGCTATTAAATCCATTAGGAAAGCGTTGCTTATTAGGAAGCCAATCTTCAAAAGACCATTGGTCCCATAGTCTTTCACCAGCAACTCCTGAGTTTTTTGAAAGACCTTGCTGCCAGCCATCATCTATTTGATAATGTGTAAACCCAAATTTGTGAGCCTCCTTTAGTTCGTCCAGAATAAACTGTTCTCGTAGTTTTGTGTCTTTGTTTCTATCTCCCCACGTGTTTACCATCATCATTTCATCTCTATCTGGTCTTGAAATTCTGAGGTTGGTCTGATAGCTTCGTAAGGCTATTTTTTTTGTAATATCTTGATTATCATGTACGCCTATAACGTAGCCGAATGTTTTTACCCATTCATTGATGATTAAATCTTCAGGCTTTATGCCCAAACCAGCAGACTTAACAATGGTGGAATTTGGTTTCAAATAAGAGGAAAAGTCATAGCCAGGGTAATTTAGTTGAATAGTAGAGCAGGGTGCTTCTTTTAGAAAATAGAGCCCTTTGTTCTCCGTTAAGCTCGACATGTACAAAATATTACCTACATATTCATTTGATTTATATGGGAGGAGGTTTTCCTTCTTAACAAAAGTGTTATTCCTGTCTGTATTATCTATAAATTCAATGGCCTCCATAGCCCAATGAATATTTTCAATATTTAACTGCTCTATGGATATGTCTTCAGCATTGAATTGCAAGCTAGAATTTATCTTTTTTAAAGAGTATTCACTTGAGATACCCATAGAAGAAGGAAATACTTTAAAAATCTGTTTTACTTCCAAACCTTCATACTCAAGTAAAACTTGAATCATCAAATGGGACGGGATTATTGGAGAGGCATTTACTGCGGTGCTGCTGTAATTGTTTTTTTTCGAATTTACAGGTAGCCCTTTAATGCCAAAGTCGGGCGTATTTCCGTTTTTGATATTAATGGTTTTACCTGATTTTTTGTTGGCTATATCAATACTGATAACATGTCCGCCATTCCATCGGAACCTTCTTTCAATAAAGCTGTTGCCTATAGTCAAGGTGTCATTTTGTAAAATTGAATAACAGCTTTCAATACTGTCTTTTTCACTGTTCAGTGCACCTATCAAGCCCTCATCTTGTGCAATAGTAATAGTTGATATGAACAGACAAATCAGTAGTAGCTTTTCTTTCATTAGGTGTTAAGTTTTTCTATTTGACTTAGTACGAAAAAGTGTAGATATGCAAAATGCATTTATCCAAATTCAAATAAATCAAATGTTTTAGACTTAACTGTCCTATAGCTGCACGACTACCTAAGAAAACTATCTAGCTTAAAGAATAAGCCGTTTTAGCAGTTAAGGCTATAAATAACTAAGTGAAGGACTCAGGCTTTATCATTAACATTCGTTAGTCATTTTTCTGTAAATCCTTTGGCGGTTACATACTATTGTCGCGTGATATGTCTGGCGTCTCTTTATAGAGGAACTGATGTGCATGTTTATTTCAATTAGGTTCTCAGGTTTACTGAAGGCATTTGTTCTTGGAGTTTGATAGATGCTAGTTTCTGTCAAATTCCTAGACTCTTTTCTGTTTGTTATTATTAATAAGTAGTTTTAGACGTAAATATCCTTTAAAAAATGATCAAGAAAATTCTTTCAGCTCTACTAGCCATTCTTTTTGTTATTCAATTAATAAGACCAGAAAAAAACGTTTCTGACAGTGTATCAGTCAATGATATTAGTGCAAAATATGAAGTACCCGAAGATGTGCATCTTATTTTGAAAAAAGCCTGTACTGACTGCCATTCTAATAATACGGTGTATCCATGGTATGCTAACATTCAACCAGTGGCCTGGTACCTAGATGACCACATTCAAGATGGTAAAAAACATTTTGACATGTCTGAGTTTTTGGCTTATGAGCCTTGGAGAGCACATCATAAATTAGAAGAGCTTGAAGAGGAGGTAGAAGAAAACAAAATGCCTTTAGAAGATTATGTAAGAATTCATGAAGAGGCAGACTTAACTTCAGATGAAAAATCAAAGTTAATAGCTTGGTCAAGAGGCGTCAGAGCGGAAATGGCGGCAGATAGCACCCTAGATTTGACAAGACCAGAAAAGAAAAAATAGAGGTCAGTTTTAAGGTGACTTTTGATAAAGTCATCTTCCAACCTTAATGACTTAAACCCGTATGGATATGTTAGCTTCCCTTTATCCTAATTGGGTAGTTTGGGGCGTCTAAATTGCGTAACTTTAGCCTTAATCAAACAGAAAGTCTATGTCATTGTTATTATTTTTAGGCCTTGCGGCCATTATTGCCAGTTTTGTGGTAAACACACCTACGTCTCCCGTACAGAAACTGTCTGGAGTTATCAGAATAGCTGGTTTTGTTTTATTAGCACTTGGAGCATTGTCAAAGGCTGTTATTCAAATTGACCCAGGACAAGTCGGCGTTCAATCATTATTCGGAAATGTGCAAGAAAGAACATTGCCAAGTGGTTTGAGCGTTGTAAATCCATTGGTAGAGGTAAAAGAGTTTGATATTAAAACTCAAAATTATACCATGTCTGGAGTTAATGATGCAGGAAATGCAGGAGACGATGATGCTATTAAAGCCTTGTCTCAAGATGGTCTTGAGGTAACTATTGACTTAACTGTTTTATATAGAATTATACCTTCTAGTGCACCTTCTATATATAGGGAGTTAGGTACTAGCTATAGAGATTTGATAGTTAGGCCAATCGCTAGAACAAGAATTAGAGATTTGGCTGCCAATTATGAAGCAGTATCACTTTATTCTTCTAAAAGGGAAGAGTTTCAGTCTAAGATTTTTGAAGCCATTGATAGTGACTTTACCTCTAGAGGTTTAGTATTAGAGCAGCTTTTGGTGCGTAACATTACTTTGCCAGAATCTGTTAAGAAGGCTATTGAGTCAAAAATTAACGCAGAACAAGATGCTCAGAAAATGGAGTTTGTGCTTCAAAAAGAGCAACAAGAAGCAGAGCGTAAAAGAGTAGAGGCAAGAGGTATTGCAGATTATCAAGAAATTATCGCATCTACTTTAACTTCTAAGCAGTTGCAGTATGAATCTATTTTAGCTCAGAAAGAGCTGTCATTATCTCCAAATGCTAAAGTGGTGATTATGGGAAGCGGTAAAGGAAATATTCTTATTAGTCAGTAATTTACAAACTGATGTATAAAAGGCAAGGCCACCCTAGGGTGGCCTTTTTTAAATCTACACTGGATTATTAGTCGTGTAGCACATAATTATCTTTAGTTGCATTTGAACTCGTAACTCACATTCTGAGTACTCACATCACCACCTCTTTCAGTTGTTGTTTCAGAACTCATTGGCAGTCCTTGATTATTATAGGAGTAGTTAATATCTGTTCTCTGATCTACTTTACCATCTTCATCATAAATTCTCCCAGACACGAGATTGTTTTCTCCAAAAAAACTGAAAAAGTTATTCGCAATTCCCACAAAACCTAGTGCTGCTATTTTATATGCTTTAGGGTGAAACTGTGGTTTATCGTCATATACATCCCCCACAAAAGCTAGCTTTTCCGGTTCTCCGTCAATACTAGTCAACACTTGAGAAACATTTTTTCCGCTATAAACTATCCTAGTGTTTCCAGAAATTTCTTTTCCAAAAAGCTTTACTGTGGTTACCACGGCAGATATATTTCCATCATTCAAAACAAATGAGTTGGTTAAAAATGATATTCCACCTACGGAGGTGCTCGTTTTATTTACGCGGCCGTTATCATCGTAAGTATATGTTACTTTTAATGTTTCATTTTCGTTTTCTGATTCTACCTCCATGGTTTTGATCAATCCTTTTTCGTCGTACTTAAAGCTCATGATAGTCTCACTTTCTTCCATGCTGTAAATCCGAATAAGGTTGTCTTGCACATATTCAAAGTCACGAACAGTTTTACCAGAGCCATCTACCATGGCTAATAATGGGCACACTCCACTCTCTCCTGAGAAAGGATCTATATCACCTTTGTTTTTCTTTTTACAAGAAAATGCGAGTGGTATTAAAATACTAAGGAGTGTTATTTTGACGAATTGTCTATTCATATTGCTGCAAGTTTTCATGCCTACAGCATTTATAGGCAAAAATTGTACCGATAATGCCTGTATCGGTAATCTTTTAGAGGTCTTTCGTATATAGATACTGCTTTGCGAAAGTTTTTTTGGTATCTCTAAGATTTAAAGCTTTGAACTTTTTGGAAGGAAAAAACAGCCTAAATCTAATGATTGACAAGGTTTTCTTTGGTAGAAAATTTACTATCTTGCCACATAAATAGGTGATAGGTTTATTATAAGTCACTTAATACATAATTCAGATAGAACCCAGATGGCAAAAATCCTCGTAATAGATGATGAGAAAAGTATCCGCGACGCTTTAAGAGATATCTTGGAGTATGAAGGATATCAAGTTGACGAAGCTAAAGATGGTCAGGAGGGGCTTGAAATGGTTTTAAGTGCACCATATGACGTAGCATTGTGTGACATCAAAATGCCAAAATTAGAGGGATTAGATGTGCTTCAAAAAGCTAAAGAGGAGGGCTCTATTACACAGTTTGTAATGGTCTCCGCTTTTGGGAATGTAGAAAATGCAGTAGAAGCTACTAAAAGAGGTGCCTTTGACTTTATAACAAAACCACCAGATCTTAATAGGTTATTGGTTACGGTAAGAAATGCCATTGAAAAAGCCAACGACGTTGAGGTTATTAAAACACTGAAAAAGCGTGTTTATAAGAAGAACGAGATTGTAGGGGAATCTGCAATTATCATGAAAGTGAAGGAAACTATCAATAGAGTAGGACCTACAGAGGCTAGAGTGTTGATTACTGGGCCTAATGGTTCTGGTAAAGAAATGGTGGCCAAACAAATTCATGAGAAAAGTAACAGACTTAAAAAGCCACTTATTGAGGTGAACTGTGCTGCTATTCCATCAGAGCTTATTGAAAGTGAGCTTTTTGGTCATGAGCGTGGTGCATTTACCTCTGCCGTAAAGCAGCGTATTGGTAAGTTTGAGCAAGCCGATAATGGCACTTTGTTTTTGGATGAAATTGGCGACATGAGCCTTTCTGCTCAAGCAAAGGTTTTAAGAGCCTTGCAAGAAGGTAAAATCACGAGAGTGGGTGGTGAAAAGGAGATCAAAATTAACGTAAGAGTACTTTCTGCAACTAATAAGGACTTAAAGCAGGCTATTGCTGATAGTGAGTTTAGAGAAGATTTATTTCATAGACTTAATGTAATCCCTATTCATGTACCAGCCTTGGCAGATAGAGTAGAGGATATTCCAGCATTAGCCGAGAAGTTTTTACAAGATGTAGGTGAAGATTATACAGATCAGCCACTTAAGCGTTTTTCTCCTGAGGCCATGGAGCAAATGAAAAAGTTGCCTTGGACTGGAAATGTTAGAGAGCTACGCAATGTGGTAGAGCGTCTTGTGATTATGTGCGGTGAAGTAATTCAGGCAGATGACGTGAAGCTTTACGCAGGTATGGGAATGTAATACTTGTTTTTAGATAAGATACTTTAAGGTGAAGCATGACCCCGTCGTGCTTCACCTTTTTTTGTGTTATGGTATTCTTTCTTAGCTTTGGTAAATTACCCTTTTATGAAGTCAATAAAATTTCCAACTGCCCATACGGTATTATTCATTATTGCCGCATTAGTGGCTTTGTTGACCTGGATATTACCTTCTGGTGAATATGATAGGTTAAGTTATTCAGAAGAGTCTAAGGAATTTGTGAGAACAGGTCAGTCTGCTGGACAATTTCCAGCAAGTCAAGAAACGTTGGACGATTTTGGGATAAAAATCCCTTTAGAAAATTTTATTGGCGGAAGTATTTGGAAACCTATTGGAATTCCTGGAACCTATCATAAAACAGAGTCAAAACCACAGGGTTTATCGGAGTTTTTTCAAGCTCCTTTAAAGGGAATTACCGACTCCATTGACATTATTTTATTCGTACTTATTTTAGGGGGAATGATAGGTGTGGTGCACAGTACCAATGCTTTTGACTCTGGAGTGGCTAGCTTGTCAAACTTGTTAAAAGGGAAAGAGTTTCTCTTAATAATAATTGTGACTTGCCTAATGGCAGCAGGTGGTAGCACCTTCGGTTTGGCAGAAGAAACCATTGCTTTTTATCCAATTCTTGTGCCTGTTTTTCTAGCTGCTGGCTATGACGCCATTGTGGCTTTGTCCTGCATTTTTATTGGCTCTACTATCGGTGGTTTGGGTGGAACCACAAATCCATTTTCTGTAATTATTGCTTCGGACGCTGCTGGTATTAACTGGCTTTTGGGCGTGAATGGAAGGCTGCTGATGTTGGTTTCGGGAACGCTAATTTGCTTATGGTATATTTTACGCTATGCCAAAAAAGTTAAACGAAATCCAGAGCTTTCCGTTATTTATGACCAAAAAGAAGAAATTGAAGCCGCTTTTCTTAAGAAGAAAGGGAGCGTAATTAAAGCACTAACACTAAATCAGAAGATAGTACTTGTCATTTTTACTTCCTGCTTTGTGATCATGATTTATGGTGTTTCGAGTCTTGAATGGTGGTTTTTAGAAATGACTACCATCTTTTTTGTTGGAGCTGTTTTGATAGGTATGGTTGGTCGAGTTGGCGAAAAGAAATTTGTAAGAGCTTTTGTTTCCGGGGCAAACGATTTGTTAAGTGTGGCATTGATTATTGGTATAGCCAGAGGTATTACCGTTTTAATGGAAAACGGTCAAATTTCAGATACCCTTTTAAATGGAGGCTCTGCCTTAGTTTCTGATATGCCAAAAGGTATTTTTGTCAATATGCTATATTTCGTTTACATGGGTTTGTCACTTTTTATACCCTCCTCCTCTGGAATGGCGGTGCTTACCATGCCCATTTTTGCTCCGCTGGCAGATGTAGTAGGTATAGGACGCGAAATGATAGTGAATACTTATATTTATGGGCAAGGTTTGATGACTTTTATAAATCCCACAAGTATGATTTTAGCCTCACTGACCATGGTTAATGTAGGTTTTAATAAATGGGTGAAATTTATTTGGCCACTTATTTTGATACTTGCTTTGCTTTCTATGTTGTTTTTGACCGTAGGTGTTTACCTCCATTAAGTAGCAAATAGGAGGAATACGCCTATTACTGCCAAAACAATAAGCCAGCTTACAAAGAAAGGTTTCCACGCTTTCCATTTTTCGCGTTTGCTTAAATCTCGATATTTTCTAGGCTTCTTTTTTGAAAAAAGCTTGACTAAGAAAAAGAGACCCGCTGCTAAAGCACCGAATGAGAGAATATATAATACCCAAGGCCAAAAAACATATCCAGAGCAGCCAAGGCCACAGGCATAGACCAAGCCTAGAAAGGTCAAGGGGAGGCTCAATAAGAAAAGAAGTCCATAGAGGATTTTTCGTTTGGTGGAAAAACTCATTTTCTTTTTTTCTTTCTTTTTGGTTTTAATATCAATCTTATTCTTTTCTAGCGTTTCGGCTAGTAGACCACTTTTTTGAGTGGTTTGTACATCGTTGGCTAAAACGCTGAAAGTAGTACTGTTTGATTCTTGGTTTGAAAAGAAACTTCCTGTAGAAAAAAAGAGAAGCCAAGAGCAACTCATAATAACAAAACCGTTTTGAAAGTACTTTTTGAAGTTACTTCGTTTAGTTTTTTGATTTATCAAAACATAGGAAAGACTAACAAGAGCTATGCAAACAACAAGGTATTCTTGAATACTTAATGTAGGAATTAGAGCTTTCCCTAAGTAAAAAGCGATAGAAATTCGTAAAAATTCAGTGAAAGCAAATAGAAGTCGAGCGGCAATAATGTTTTGAGCAGCCCAGCGTGAAAGTCTAATATGGAGTGGATTAAAAATCATCAGAAATTTTATTGAAGTAACAAGTTAAGTCAAAATTTAATGAACGCCTTTTTTCTAAACGTTTTCTGTCTGTAGAGCGTGTGACAATTCTTATCTTTGTGGCTTCAAAAACAGAAACTATGAATTTATTACATCGTCCTAGAAGAAACAGAAAAAGTGAAGCCATAAGGTCAATGGTGGCTGAAAATAGCCTATCTGTTAATGATTTTATCTTTCCAATGTTTGTGACCGGAGGTACGGGCAAAAAGGAAGAGATTAAATCTATGCCAGGCATTTCTAGGTTTTCTTTAGACACACTTCTGATTGAATTAGAGGAAGTAGTAGCTCTTGGAATTAAATGTATTTGTCTTTTTCCTAATTATCCTGAATCTAAAAAGGATAAATATGCTACAGAGAGTCATCAAGAAGGAACACTCTATTTAGAAAGCTTAAGTGCTATAAAAGCGAAGTTTCCTGAATTGGCAATCATGACAGATGTAGCCATGGACCCTTATAGTTCTGATGGGCATGACGGGATAGTAGAAGATGGTAAAATATTGAACGATGAAACTGTGGAGGTTTTATGTAAAATGGCAGTGGCTCAGGCAAAAGCAGGGGCTGATATCATTGGCCCGTCAGACATGATGGATGGTCGAATAGAAGCCATAAGAATAGCTCTGGATGCCGAAGGCTTTCAAGATGTGAGTATCATGGCATATTCTGCTAAATACGCTTCCGCTTTTTATGGTCCTTTTAGAGATGCTTTAGAATCTGCTCCAAAGTTTGGCGATAAAAAAACGTATCAAATGAATCCTGCAAATTCAAAAGAGGCTCTTTTAGAAGCGGAATTAGATGTGTATGAGGGTGCTGATATGATTATGGTGAAACCTGCATTTAGCTATTTAGATGTAATTAAATTACTAAATGATAACTTCAATATCCCTGTAACAGCCTATAATGTTTCTGGCGAATATGCCATGATAAAAGCGGCAGCAAATAATGGCTGGATTGATGGAGAAAAAGCCATGATGGAAATGCTACTGAGTATGAAAAGAGCAGGAGCAAGCGTTATTTTGACCTATTTCGCTAAAGAAGCGGCTGCTGTTTTAAATAGAAACTAACGCCCAGCTATAGCCACAGTTTTAAGTATCTTTTCAATGATTTGGTCAGTAGTTACGCCATCTGCATCAGCTTCGTAGTTTAAGATTATTCTGTGACCGAAAACGTCTTTCGCTAAAGGCTTAATGTCTTCAGGCAGTACATAGTCTCTGCCATCAAAAAAGGCTGTGGCTTTAGCTGCATTATAAAGGGCGATTCCTGCTCGTGGGGAAACACCAAACTGTACATAATTCGCTTCTAAGTCTAGGCCGTAGTCTGCCGGAAAACGTGTAGCAAAAACAAGCTCAATGATATATCTTTCTAACATATCAGAAATATTGACCTTGTTAATTTCAGTACGAATTTGACTGATATCTTCCGCCGTTAAAACGGTTTTGGGCTTGTAATCCCAGTCCAAATTCGTCATTCTCCTTATTACCTCCAACTCACTATTTTTGTCAAGATAGTTTACAAAAACCTTCATCATGAATCTGTCAACCTGAGCTTCTGGAAGTGGATAGGTGCCTTCTTGCTCCACAGGGTTTTGCGTAGCCATCACTAAAAATGGTCGGTCTAACTGATATGTTTCCGAACCTATGGTTACTTGCTTTTCAGCCATGGCCTCTAAAAGGGCAGATTGTACCTTTGCAGGAGCTCTATTAACCTCATCGGCTAATATTAATTGCGAAAAAATAGGTCCTTTTTTTACCTCAAAATCACCTGATTTTTGATTGTAAATCATGGTACCAATCAAATCGGCAGGAAGTAAGTCTGGTGTAAATTGGAGTCGCTTAAAACCGAGGTCTAAAACCTGAGCTAGCGTGTTGATAGTCTTTGTTTTGGCCAAACCAGGAACCCCTTCTAAAAGAATGTGGCCTCCTGTAAAAAGCCCAATGAGTAGGCGATTGACCAAGTAATCTTGCCCTACCACTACTTTTGATACTTCCTCAAAAACGCCTTTTATCTTTTCCTGAAGGTTTTGGTTTTCTGCCATTAGAATATTGAAATTTCGTGAAGTTAATCAATTCGTTACTAAAAACGATATTGACTTATCCTTTTGCCGTTATGAAGCGGTCTTTATTATAAAAATCCTGAATTAATGTGACGTCTTTAAAGCCTGCATTTATGAAAACGTCTTTGGTCTCTTGACCTAGGTATGAATTAATCTCAACGCAAATGAAGCCATCTTTATTTAAATGATTCTTTGCGTATTTCGCTAATGCCGAATAAAAAATTAATGGATTCTCATCTTTAACGAAAAGGGCGAGTGCTGGCTCAAAATCTAAAACGTTTTTAGACATTTCTTTTCGTTCGGAGTCTTTTATGTAGGGTGGGTTACTTACTATTATGTCGAAATTTCCGTCATCATATTTAAGGAAATTGGTTTCAATGAAATTGACTTTGGTTTTTAGCTCAATTGCGTTTTGCTCTGCTATCTTAATAGCATTTTTTGAAACATCTAAAGCACTTACCGTAGCCTCAGGTATTTCTAAAGCAAGGGAAATGGCAATACAGCCACTACCCGTTCCTATGTCAATAATGCTAGGTTGTGAGGTTTCAAAAGCTTTTACTAAATCAATTAACTCTTCGGTCTCTGGTCTTGGAATTAGCACATCTTTGGAGACACTAAACTTTCTGTTTCTAAAGTAAGTAAAGCCAATAATTTGCTGAAGCGGTTCCTGAGTATTTAGCCTATCTAATTGTTCTTGTAAAAGTTCTTGGTCTAGGTCTAATTCTTTATCTAAAACAATGTCTGTCTTAGAAATGCCATGGGCATCTTCTAGTAAAATATAGGCAGTAGATTCTTTCTCGTCAATATTTAGTTGACTAATACAGAACCTGAAAATTTTATTTGCTTTAACTTTTTTCATTAAAAAAGGGAAGGCTAAGGCCTTCCCAAATTTATAACTTTTCAGTGGGGAATGTCTTACAGTTTTCTCAACCAGATATTTCTGAATTGAGTTTTGTTATTATGGTCTTGAAGTGCAATTACATCGTCGCCATGTGCTTCAGTGTACATATGCAAGCCAATGTAGTTTGTCAAACCAGCTATTGTGGTATTGTTTTGAACCAAAACACCATTACAAAGAACGGTGATTCTTGCAGGAGCATCTACTCTTCCGTCGGCCTTAAACCTTACAGCAGTATAAATAACATCATAACTGTTCCACTCTAATGGCCCACGCATCACATTAACTAGAGGAGCTACGTCTTTATAAATTGCTCCGGCTTGTCCGTTTCTGTATGTTCTGTTTTGATAAGAGTCAAGAATTTGAAGTTCATATCTGTTTTGAAGAAATAAACCTGAGTTTCCTCTTCCTTGGCTGGCACCCTCTACTTTGTCGGGAGCAGAAAATTCGATGTGTAATTGAATATCGCCAAATTTCATTTTAGTTTGGATTCCACCAGTACCCGGCTTAACCTCTAAATGGTCATTGTTTACAATGGTCCATGGTGCAGGTTTTGTGGCATCTTTTTGACTTACCCACTGGTCTAAGTTACTTCCGTCAAATAAAATGATGGCGTCAGAAGGAGCATCTCCCACGTTTTTGGCTGGTGTAACTACCTGTACTTCTGGCTCCCAAATTTCAGTCATTTCTGGTTTCATCGGCATTGGAGAAACCTCTGGTGGAGTGCTAGTGTGTTGAGCAAATCCAGTAATAGAAGTGGCCATTAAAGCCAGGCAAATTATGTTCTTTTTACTTATCATAGGAATAGAGTTTTTATTAAATTTTAAGGGTTCAAAACTACGAAAGAATGTTTAATCTGTCACTAGGTTAGTACGGGTCAAAAAGTCTTTAACGCCTTTTCTGCCACTATCCATCATAAGTTTTTTTTCATCGGGTAATATTTTCCTTACTCTAGGACTCATTCCAAGATCGTTAATGAAAATAGTTCGGTGAACATCTTCTGGGTGAGCTGGGTTTACGTTTCTCATCAAAATACTGGAAAGTGCCGAAACATAGGAGTTAAAATCGGTGATTTCATAGGGAGCAATACCACTTCCGTTTGTAACTTCTTGATTTATTTGTTCCATTCTGTCTAATCTAAAGCCTATAGTTTCTTTGTTGAAAACATGTTCTTCGTTCGTTTTTTGTTTATTCAAAAAGCGAGTGTTATCAAATATCTCAATAGGATAATTCATCAATATTCCTCCATCTACAAAGAGATGACAATTATCTTCAGGAGTAGGAGCTTCCATTATTTTTCCATCAGGGTTTACCCATAACGCTTTATAGTAAATGGGAATTGACATGGAGATTCTTACAGCATCAGCCACTCGCATGTTAGGATAGGTCTCGTGCGAGAAAATGACTGATTTCTGTTCTGACAAATTGGCTCCTACCACATATAAGTCTCTAAATGGGTAAGTAGTAGATAAATGATGTAAATCTTTAAAAGTTAAGTTTCTACTGCCCGTTCTTTCAAAAATTAAATCTTCCATGGTGGCTAAAAAACTATCTCCCTTA
This sequence is a window from Arcticibacterium luteifluviistationis. Protein-coding genes within it:
- a CDS encoding sigma-54-dependent transcriptional regulator yields the protein MAKILVIDDEKSIRDALRDILEYEGYQVDEAKDGQEGLEMVLSAPYDVALCDIKMPKLEGLDVLQKAKEEGSITQFVMVSAFGNVENAVEATKRGAFDFITKPPDLNRLLVTVRNAIEKANDVEVIKTLKKRVYKKNEIVGESAIIMKVKETINRVGPTEARVLITGPNGSGKEMVAKQIHEKSNRLKKPLIEVNCAAIPSELIESELFGHERGAFTSAVKQRIGKFEQADNGTLFLDEIGDMSLSAQAKVLRALQEGKITRVGGEKEIKINVRVLSATNKDLKQAIADSEFREDLFHRLNVIPIHVPALADRVEDIPALAEKFLQDVGEDYTDQPLKRFSPEAMEQMKKLPWTGNVRELRNVVERLVIMCGEVIQADDVKLYAGMGM
- a CDS encoding heme-binding domain-containing protein, with product MIKKILSALLAILFVIQLIRPEKNVSDSVSVNDISAKYEVPEDVHLILKKACTDCHSNNTVYPWYANIQPVAWYLDDHIQDGKKHFDMSEFLAYEPWRAHHKLEELEEEVEENKMPLEDYVRIHEEADLTSDEKSKLIAWSRGVRAEMAADSTLDLTRPEKKK
- a CDS encoding prohibitin family protein codes for the protein MSLLLFLGLAAIIASFVVNTPTSPVQKLSGVIRIAGFVLLALGALSKAVIQIDPGQVGVQSLFGNVQERTLPSGLSVVNPLVEVKEFDIKTQNYTMSGVNDAGNAGDDDAIKALSQDGLEVTIDLTVLYRIIPSSAPSIYRELGTSYRDLIVRPIARTRIRDLAANYEAVSLYSSKREEFQSKIFEAIDSDFTSRGLVLEQLLVRNITLPESVKKAIESKINAEQDAQKMEFVLQKEQQEAERKRVEARGIADYQEIIASTLTSKQLQYESILAQKELSLSPNAKVVIMGSGKGNILISQ
- the hemB gene encoding porphobilinogen synthase, encoding MNLLHRPRRNRKSEAIRSMVAENSLSVNDFIFPMFVTGGTGKKEEIKSMPGISRFSLDTLLIELEEVVALGIKCICLFPNYPESKKDKYATESHQEGTLYLESLSAIKAKFPELAIMTDVAMDPYSSDGHDGIVEDGKILNDETVEVLCKMAVAQAKAGADIIGPSDMMDGRIEAIRIALDAEGFQDVSIMAYSAKYASAFYGPFRDALESAPKFGDKKTYQMNPANSKEALLEAELDVYEGADMIMVKPAFSYLDVIKLLNDNFNIPVTAYNVSGEYAMIKAAANNGWIDGEKAMMEMLLSMKRAGASVILTYFAKEAAAVLNRN
- a CDS encoding YfcC family protein, yielding MKSIKFPTAHTVLFIIAALVALLTWILPSGEYDRLSYSEESKEFVRTGQSAGQFPASQETLDDFGIKIPLENFIGGSIWKPIGIPGTYHKTESKPQGLSEFFQAPLKGITDSIDIILFVLILGGMIGVVHSTNAFDSGVASLSNLLKGKEFLLIIIVTCLMAAGGSTFGLAEETIAFYPILVPVFLAAGYDAIVALSCIFIGSTIGGLGGTTNPFSVIIASDAAGINWLLGVNGRLLMLVSGTLICLWYILRYAKKVKRNPELSVIYDQKEEIEAAFLKKKGSVIKALTLNQKIVLVIFTSCFVIMIYGVSSLEWWFLEMTTIFFVGAVLIGMVGRVGEKKFVRAFVSGANDLLSVALIIGIARGITVLMENGQISDTLLNGGSALVSDMPKGIFVNMLYFVYMGLSLFIPSSSGMAVLTMPIFAPLADVVGIGREMIVNTYIYGQGLMTFINPTSMILASLTMVNVGFNKWVKFIWPLILILALLSMLFLTVGVYLH
- a CDS encoding alpha-galactosidase, producing the protein MKEKLLLICLFISTITIAQDEGLIGALNSEKDSIESCYSILQNDTLTIGNSFIERRFRWNGGHVISIDIANKKSGKTINIKNGNTPDFGIKGLPVNSKKNNYSSTAVNASPIIPSHLMIQVLLEYEGLEVKQIFKVFPSSMGISSEYSLKKINSSLQFNAEDISIEQLNIENIHWAMEAIEFIDNTDRNNTFVKKENLLPYKSNEYVGNILYMSSLTENKGLYFLKEAPCSTIQLNYPGYDFSSYLKPNSTIVKSAGLGIKPEDLIINEWVKTFGYVIGVHDNQDITKKIALRSYQTNLRISRPDRDEMMMVNTWGDRNKDTKLREQFILDELKEAHKFGFTHYQIDDGWQQGLSKNSGVAGERLWDQWSFEDWLPNKQRFPNGFNSILALADSLNIKIGLWFHPSNENEYANWSQDADIVINLYRTFGITNIKVDGIKLPTKKADINLERFFNKILAETNYEMVFNVDATADNRYGYHYNNHLGNIFLENRYTDFKNYYPYQTLRNLWMLSAYMPSQRLQIEFLNKWRRAEVYGDEPFAPGNYSFDYVFAITMPSQPLGFFETTGLPDEADKSIELFKQYKAIHTELHNAQIFPIGNEPNGKSFTGFQFLTSDTEGYVLVFRELNDSEQFNLPTLFAPDKKVKFKKVYGDGFDFKAKTDYEGKVIFNIDKPNSFCLYKYTL